The Pimelobacter simplex genomic sequence CGAGGTGCACATGGACGACGTCATCCTCACCGGATACACCCAGCCGTTCGGGATCATCGGATGCGCAGGGGTCGGGCCCTCCTCGATTCCACGCTTAGTCGGCAAGGTCGTTGAGGAGCTGTCAGTCGTTGAGGGCGAGTACGTCGCCATCGACTCGGGCGAGAACAGACTGGCCTTCCCGATCGGCGGCCCGTCCGCCAAAGGACCGGAGTCCGTCCGCCTCTACCGTCCCGCGCACCACGAACTCGGCATTCCGAGCGCGCACTGGATCTGGTGACGACAATGCGCTTCGGTTCGCGGCTACCCCACGGGTTGCCTCGAGGTTGCTCAATCCGACGACAGGTCACTCTTCATCCGCGTGTTGAACGACTGCATCGGCGCACGAGCACCGCGCGGCGCGCCGCGGGGGCTCTCGACCTACTGGATCGACAGGCTCTGAAGGTGTTCCGCCCCCACCTCCGCGGTTCCCAGGCGTCTGCGATCTTCCCCGGCTACGCGTCGTACCTCGAGCTCGTCGACGGACTCGTCGAGGCACGTTTCAATTACGACCCACCCGACAGGACGCCTACACCGCAATCGTCCAGCGCCTCGACGGCGCCGAGCACACCTACGAGGCCGAGCCGTCGGGGCCCGACTCGATCCGATGAGTGGCATTGCCAGATTGCGCCTGCTACCGGTTCGGCCGATGATCGGCGGGTGCAGCCGAGCGCCTATCTCTCGTGGGTCAAGAGCCTCGACTTCCTTCGACAGTGCCTCCGTGTTCCTCCTGCCCTGAGCAACGCGACGACACTCGTGGCAGCACGTCACCGCTGGGGACAGCACCTTCAGTGCCGTACGTCTATGCATGACCTCCTTTTCACTGTTCCCGGAGACGAGTTCCCGTTCACCGCCTCCGTGGTCGTTCACGTGGATGGACCGCGCCATGTCGTCCGCCGGACGGCTGGTGGCGATGTTCACGAGGTCGAGTGCACGGCGGACGACGTCGATCGCGTGGTGGACGAGGCCCTTGAAGCGCTGCTCGCTCCCATCCAGGTGTGTCGCGCTTGCGGAACCCCGTCTGCCAGCCCGGACTTCACCGCGGTGTTTGAACGGATGCACTACATCTGCTTCCACTTCGAGTTCGAGCACGGCGACGCTGACCGCGATCAGGCGTGCGGTCTGGCGGGTTGCCCCGCCGGATGAGGTGACGTCACGGCCGCTCGACCACGCTGTCGCGGTACGTCTGCCAGGCGCGAAAGCTCTTGCCTGACGCCTCCGATGTGAAGAACTCGCCCGCAGAGCAGTCGATAGCGCGGCGACCGAGACGTGTGAGGAGCGCGTCGATGAAGTCCACGACGGGGCCTCCGCCGCGGACGTGCGACATCATCGAGTCCACGACCTCTTCGCTTCCCATGTTGAACTCGATGACGAAGTCGGGAGCCGCCAGTTCGCCCCAGGATGGGTCGGAGAAGTCGGCGCTGGGTGCCACGTCGCGAACCACGGCGATCAACTCAGATCGGTCGCCAAGAGGCTGAGGCTGGAAGTCATCGGGGATGTCGGCAACCGAGGAGGCGTCGGTCGGCAGGTCCATGATCGAGATGTCCCAGCTCACGCCGCCATCCTGCACCAGCGCACGCCAAGTGCGTGGGTTCCCTCAGAGGTAGTCAAAGAAGCGTGTCCACCACGTTGCGCCGTGTCGAGCATCAAGAGCAGCGAGCGCGCTCGGTCCGTCGTAGTCGTTCCAGAGCGGTGCTTCGGGAACGACCTGGTACCCAAGAGAATCGAGAGTGGCGTAGATCCGAGCCGCATCCCTGGCCGCCAGGCGCTCCTTGAACTCGTCCTGTGAGTACGCGCCTGGGTTCGTCACCGCGACGGTCGCCAAGCTCCCGAAGTTGCTGACAAAGACGACCAGCGGTTCGCCAGTTTCAGTCGCGGCCGAAGGGATGCTGACGCGGGCGTGAAGGCTTGCGTCCTCGACGTGTCGATCTGCGTTGGTTCGGCAGGCGAAGGCTGCGTCAAGGCGACCCACGAGCTCATCAAAGAGTTTCCGGGTAGCGTTGTGGTCGAAATCGGACGGGACCTCGAGATGGTCGGGATCATCGAGCGACCGAAGCAATGACCACATCAGCTCGCCGTCGACAACGCACGCGTATGGATCCGGCCGGCCAGTCGGCGCGGCGCGAACCTCGTCCCACTCGTAGCCGCGATCCTCCAACTCGGCACGGAGTTCATCCACCGACGTCACGAGCACCGTCATCGGCCACGACGGGTAAGAGTCCCCGGGAGTGGTGGGGTTTGAGGGAGCAGCGGCGGGGCGTCAGCACGTAGACGGCCATCGGCGGGATCTTCGGTGTGTACGGCCAAGCACCCACTGAAGAAAGAGGTCCACCGATGGCCTTGCCCCAGTCTGCCCTGTCCGAGATCCTCGAGGCGTTCCGTGCCGGTGATGGCGTCGATCTCATCCGTGATTCGGTCCGGCTCGCGCTCCAAGAGCTGATCGAGCTCGAAGCCACCCAGCAGATCGGCGCGGCGCCCTATGAGCGCACCGAGGACCGCACAGCCGAGCGGAACGGCCACCGTCCGCGGATGCTGACCACCAAGGCCGGCGATGTCGAGTTGCGCATCCCCAAGCTGCGCAAGGGCTCGTTCTTCCCGATCATCCTCGAGCCGCGGCGCCGTATCGACCAGGCGCTGTACGCGGTAGTCATGGAAGCCTACGTCCACGGCATCTCCACCCGCTCGGTCGACGACCTGGTCGAGGCGATGGGCGGCAGCGGTGTCTCCAAGTCCGAGGTCTCCCGGATCTGCGCCAACCTCGATGAGCAGGTCGGCGCGTTCCGCACCCGCAGTCTGGATCATGTCGAGTTCCCCTACATCTACCTCGACGCGACCTACCTCCACGTCCGTAACGCCCCGGGCAAGGGCGGTCAGGTGGTGTCGATGGCGGTGGTCGTCGCGACCGGCGTGAGCGCGACCGGGGAGCGGGAGATCCTCGGCCTAGATGTCGGCGACAGCGAGGACGAGGTCTTCTGGCGCGCCTTCTTGCTCAGCCTCAAGCAGCGCGGCCTGGCCGGCGTGCAGCTGGTCATCTCAGACCAGCACTCCGGACTGGTCAAGGCGCTGGGCCGGGCGTTCCAGGGTGTCGCGCACCAGCGGTGCCGGGTCCACTTCGCGCGCAACCTGCTCGCTCACGTGCCCAAGGGGCAGGCCGAGCTCGTGGCGACCGCGTTCCGGATGATCTTCGCCCAGCCCACGCCCGAGGACGTCCACGCGGCGTGGGACAAGACCCGCGAGGAGCTCGCCGCCCGGTTCCCCAAGCTCGGTCCGTTGATGGACGCCGCCAAGGCCGAGGTCCTGGCCTTCACCGCGTTCCCGCGCGAGCACTGGCGCAAGGTCTGGTCGACCAACCCGTTGGAGCGCGTGAATAAGGAAATCAAGCGCCGGGCCCGGGTCGTAGGCATCTTCCCCAACGCCGCCGCCGTCATCCGACTCGTCGGAGCCGTGCTGATCGACATGCACGACGAATGGATCGCCGGCGAGCGCCGCTACCTCTCAGAAGGCTCCATGGCCAAGCTCTACGAGACCAGCAATACTCACCCCGTCGCCGCCATCGACAACGGCGACGCGTAGGCACCGAGGGTCACCTCAAAGCCCACCACCCCGCGGGGCTCTGTCCCACGACGGCGGCTCCTGCGCGCCGCGCCAGGTCAGATGCACCAGCGCCACGGCACCGTCGCTCAGGCGAAGGAGAGCGTCGTCCCGCGCGGGAACGCCCAGCCCGATGATCTCCCATGCGCGACCGTGGAGAACGTGGCCAGGTGCGATCTCTCGGCGCAACTCCCTCCTGTGTCGGGCCACCAAGGTGCGGCGCGCGACTCGGTCGCGCCGCCGCCGGAGGTCGATCCAGCGCTCCGGAAGGTCCAACGAATCGATCCACGACGTCACGGCGCCTCCTCTCCAGCAGCGTCCTGCGCGCGCAGCCGCCCGCCTGTCACGTGCGG encodes the following:
- a CDS encoding IS256 family transposase, with product MALPQSALSEILEAFRAGDGVDLIRDSVRLALQELIELEATQQIGAAPYERTEDRTAERNGHRPRMLTTKAGDVELRIPKLRKGSFFPIILEPRRRIDQALYAVVMEAYVHGISTRSVDDLVEAMGGSGVSKSEVSRICANLDEQVGAFRTRSLDHVEFPYIYLDATYLHVRNAPGKGGQVVSMAVVVATGVSATGEREILGLDVGDSEDEVFWRAFLLSLKQRGLAGVQLVISDQHSGLVKALGRAFQGVAHQRCRVHFARNLLAHVPKGQAELVATAFRMIFAQPTPEDVHAAWDKTREELAARFPKLGPLMDAAKAEVLAFTAFPREHWRKVWSTNPLERVNKEIKRRARVVGIFPNAAAVIRLVGAVLIDMHDEWIAGERRYLSEGSMAKLYETSNTHPVAAIDNGDA